A segment of the Leptolyngbya sp. NIES-3755 genome:
AGCGTATGTCATTGTTAATGGGATCGGCGATTTTTGGAGTTCTTGTTTACAGCTTTGCTGACAGAATCAACCGCTACCCTCCCGTTGTCATCATTAGCTCAATTATCTTTATGGTGTTGATTGCTGGCATTAGTTTGCCGCTCATACTTCGTGGTGAATTCAAAAAACATCAGCGGATATGGTCAAGTTATGAGTTAACGCTGAGCGAGGATTCGATTGCGAGAACTCAAGACGGCTATGAAAGGGTGCAGATTTCTAGAAGTGAAATTACTAGAATCATTGAAGTTACAGATTATGGGCTGACGATCGTGGGCACGAATAACGCTCAAATCTTTGTGCCAAGGCTTGTAGAAAATTATGTCTTGCTGAGAAATTTGCTTGCTGAATGGCGATCGATAGAAGTACAAGCGCTTTGGCGTAATCTCACTCTATGTTTCACAATTGCCTTTTTACCTTGGGGGTTAATTTACGGCATTGCTCGAATTTTTCAAAATAAGTTTCTCACGGCTGGCAGCTTAACGATCTACTTGGCATACATTGTGTATTCGATGAGTACTCTGGTTAGAAGTGGCGATGTCAATCGCGAAGAAAAACAGAATATTTTGAGAGCGCTAGGTGGTTTTTCGGCATTAATTATCAGCGTTATTGTTCTGTTGATTATCCGTTAAGATGCGAAGAAACACGCGCAATCACACGTTTTATGGAATCTTTGAAACGAATTACATTTAATCCTCAAGTCATGGGTGGAAAGCCTTGTATTCGAGGAATGCGCGTTACGGTCGGTACGGTGGTCGGATTAGTGGCTTCTGGACGAACAATTCCTGAAATCCTCAAAGCTTATCCCTATCTAGAAGAAGCAGATATCTATGAGGCATTGATGTATGCGGCGTGGCGGGTAGAAGAAATGGAAGTTCCGCTCGAAACTGCATGAAAATTTTGATTGATATGAACTTGTCGCCGGATTGGGTTGGCGTTTTTGAACAGAACGGAATTGAAACGATTCACTGGTCGAACGTGGGAGATCGAGGTGAAATTGATCGAGTGATTTTGGAATGGGCAAAAGTCCGTCAATACATTGTTTTTACTCACGATCTGGATTTTGGGACTCTACTGGCTGCAACTCAAGCTGATGCTCCAAGTGTGATTCAGGTAAGAACTCAAGATACATTTCCGTCGAGCATTTCAGCGATCGTACTTTCAGCATTGCGCCAATTTGAAATACAGCTTGAAGAAGGGGCACTTGTGACGATCGACGCTGCAAAAGCCAGAGTTCGAGTTTTGCCAATCCTGCGACCTTGAAGCTATACAAGTCTTTCTATTTTCTTCAAACTTCTACGGATGCAGCCGAGGAGCCATACGGTAGGATGAGTGTGCCATTTGCTCGATCGACAAACTCTGTGATTCCACATTGTTCTGCGTCGGCACTTGCGATCGCGCTTTCCGTCTCTTCCAATGTCGCCTCTCAACCGCGCTGTCATGCACCTCAAAAAAATTCTGAGCGCTACCTCGTTTAGTTTGCTGGTGGGATGTTCCACATCAGCACCCAATCTGAGCAATTCAACTCCAAAAAGCGCTTCTCCGCTTCCCGTACCTGCTGCGCCTCAAGCTGTTTCACAGCCTAAGATTTCGACACCGCCCGTAACTGCACCCTCTTCAACAACATCAGGATTGAACTATCAGCTTGTGACTTATCAGAGTCAGGTGATGGGGAGCGATCGACAATATGGAATTGTTTTACCGCCTGGATACGATCAACGATCGCAAGCTCGATATCCAGTCGTATTTCTACTGCATGGCGGACATGGTGATCCGACGGCTTGGTTTGTGAAAGGGAAAGCGCTCAAAGTAATCTTAAACTTGTATGCGAGTGGGAAATTGCCACCGTCGATTATTGTGACACCGGATGGAAATGATAGTCGGGGAACGAGTCCATATTGGGACCCGGAATATGTGAATGGGCGATATGGGAATGTCGTAAGCGCGATCGGAGATGAGTTAGTTCAGGAAATTAAAACGCGATATCGGACGCAGAATGATCCGCGGCTCTGGGCGATCGGAGGATTGTCTTCGGGCGGTTGGGGTGCTTTGAATGTGGGGTTACACAATCCGCAGAATTTCAAAACTATGTTTAGTCATAGTGGCTATTTCATTGATAAAAGTGGGGTGGAAAATAGTCCGATCGAATATATTCGGACGCTTGATCCACAGACTCGGAACTCGATCGCGGTTTATCTAGATGCAGGCGAGGGAGATGGAAAGTATTTGGTGCAATCGCAGGAATTTCATCAAGTGTTGAATCAGCTTGATGTGGAGAATCAATTTAATGAATTTCCGGGTGGACATGGGGTGAAAGGGCAAGATGTTGGCTGGGGATTTTGGGGTAAACATCTTGCAGATTCGTTGAGCTATGTGGGAGAGCGGTTTCGGACGGTCGATCGCATTTCTAAACAATAAAAAAGTGATTCAGATTGCTCCAAATCACCGTTGCGATATGACCACACATTCTTAGAACCTAGACTGCTCCGCTACCATGACCTCGCTTATCATCTTCCATCGTCAGCTTGCCGGATTCATCCTGGTTGATGTCGCGATATTCTTCAACGCGCTCTTGATGAAGTTCTTCCTCAGCTTGACGAGCATCGCCAGGGACTTCGTAGTACATTTCAGGCTCGATCGCATAGTTGTTCAGTAAGCCTTCTTGGTCTACCGTGTAGCCATCTGTGGTGTGGATGCTTTCGGGATCAGTTTGATCATCCGTGGGGGCAGAGGCTTCACGTTCTTCGGTTGGAGTTGTTTTGTATTCGCCACCTTCACGCTCCATCCGAGCGGCGGTTTCTGCGGGAACGATATGCGGATCGTAAGCATCGCTTTTGACTCGATCGGAAGTGTCCGTTGCAACCTGCCTGTCTTGACTCATAAAACTTTCCTCATAATATGGTTTGCAGTGCGTAACCGAAGCTTAGTAAGCGCGGCTTGCGAACTTGTTGTAGATGAAGATTGCCAAGATTGCACCCAAGACAGCGACGAATACACCCGGAATGCTCAGAGAAGTTGCAGCAAACGAGAGGGTCCCAGTCTCCAAGATGGTGACGATCGTACCTCCAATGAATGCGCCAACGATTCCCAAAACCATTGTTGCGAGAATGCCACCACCTTGACGACCGGGATAGATCGCTTTCGCGATCGCGCCTGCCAGTAATCCCAAAACAATCCACGCTAGAATGTTCATAGTTATGTCCTTAACGTTTAGTTACTTGTAAATAATCAATTCACTTCAAGATTGGTAAATTATGTTTTTTCTCGAAGCAACGTTTGATGCAATTAAGCTAACAGGACGGGGATCGGATTCGTACCTTTCTAGAGTTAGATTCGCAGTTTGCAACAGTTAGAGCAATTGATAGATTTCCCTCAATCGCAAGGTAGAAACTGATTCTCACTCGTGAACGATGACAGGCGATCGGACTTCCGTGTAGGGTCGTGCTGTAGGGATTACTTTTAAGGCGATGAGATTTAAAACAATTGTGCGATTGATGCGCGATACGGTGAACGAGTGGAATGAAGATAATGTTCCATTGTTGGCAGCGGCGTTGTCGTATTACACGATGTTTTCGTTAGCGCCCTTGTTGATTATTGTGATTGCGATCGCAGGTGCAATCTACGGGGAAGAAGCGGCGCGGGGTGAGATCGTT
Coding sequences within it:
- a CDS encoding hypothetical protein (Protein of unknown function DUF433;~similar to AA sequence:cyanobase_aa:Ava_2493) translates to MESLKRITFNPQVMGGKPCIRGMRVTVGTVVGLVASGRTIPEILKAYPYLEEADIYEALMYAAWRVEEMEVPLETA
- a CDS encoding hypothetical protein (similar to AA sequence:cyanobase_aa:Ava_2494); protein product: MKILIDMNLSPDWVGVFEQNGIETIHWSNVGDRGEIDRVILEWAKVRQYIVFTHDLDFGTLLAATQADAPSVIQVRTQDTFPSSISAIVLSALRQFEIQLEEGALVTIDAAKARVRVLPILRP
- a CDS encoding putative esterase (similar to AA sequence:cyanobase_aa:Npun_F4607) is translated as MHLKKILSATSFSLLVGCSTSAPNLSNSTPKSASPLPVPAAPQAVSQPKISTPPVTAPSSTTSGLNYQLVTYQSQVMGSDRQYGIVLPPGYDQRSQARYPVVFLLHGGHGDPTAWFVKGKALKVILNLYASGKLPPSIIVTPDGNDSRGTSPYWDPEYVNGRYGNVVSAIGDELVQEIKTRYRTQNDPRLWAIGGLSSGGWGALNVGLHNPQNFKTMFSHSGYFIDKSGVENSPIEYIRTLDPQTRNSIAVYLDAGEGDGKYLVQSQEFHQVLNQLDVENQFNEFPGGHGVKGQDVGWGFWGKHLADSLSYVGERFRTVDRISKQ
- a CDS encoding hypothetical protein (hypothetical protein Npun_F3789;~similar to AA sequence:cyanobase_aa:LBDG_22020) — protein: MSQDRQVATDTSDRVKSDAYDPHIVPAETAARMEREGGEYKTTPTEEREASAPTDDQTDPESIHTTDGYTVDQEGLLNNYAIEPEMYYEVPGDARQAEEELHQERVEEYRDINQDESGKLTMEDDKRGHGSGAV
- a CDS encoding transglycosylase-associated protein (similar to AA sequence:cyanobase_aa:LBDG_22010), with protein sequence MNILAWIVLGLLAGAIAKAIYPGRQGGGILATMVLGIVGAFIGGTIVTILETGTLSFAATSLSIPGVFVAVLGAILAIFIYNKFASRAY